In uncultured delta proteobacterium, the following proteins share a genomic window:
- a CDS encoding TRAP dicarboxylate transporter, DctM subunit, with product MLNFLVTIAVLGVVLLLGLPVAFGLGSTSVILALFQENISLSFLTITILESVNSFTLLAVPLFVIMSQILLVGKVGDNLFETINAWVRHLPGGLAVATVFSCAVFAAITGSGAATAATIGMVAYPAMFSRGYDKKFTCGLLATGGVLGILIPPSIPMIIYSSITDASLDKLFMAGVVPGILLTLALAGYAVVRSIRGGYTPLPKASWGERWQLTRYNLPALFLPVIIIGGIYSGLFTPTEAAAVGLVVSLVLTKYVYKTLAWKHLPQILLDALATTCMIGMIIIGAHLFGKVLALMNVPQELTRMVVQHELSPLMFIVAVNLLLLVLGALLETISCILLTTPLILPIMIAMNIDPIWYGVVLTVNMTIALITPPVGMDLYVIKGLRDDIGFDDVIKGVVPFIILMFCFLAVIIAVPGISTWLPSLMPTRGAL from the coding sequence ATGCTCAATTTTCTCGTCACCATCGCCGTTCTTGGCGTCGTTCTGTTGCTGGGCCTGCCTGTCGCCTTCGGGCTGGGCAGCACGTCGGTCATCCTCGCCCTGTTCCAGGAGAATATTTCCTTAAGCTTCCTCACCATCACGATACTGGAGTCCGTGAACAGCTTTACCCTTCTGGCCGTGCCGCTGTTCGTCATCATGAGCCAGATCCTCCTGGTGGGAAAGGTCGGGGACAACCTTTTTGAAACCATCAACGCCTGGGTGCGCCATCTGCCCGGCGGGCTCGCGGTGGCCACGGTTTTTTCCTGCGCTGTTTTCGCCGCCATTACCGGGTCCGGCGCGGCGACCGCCGCCACCATCGGCATGGTGGCCTACCCGGCCATGTTTTCGCGCGGGTACGACAAAAAATTCACCTGCGGCCTTCTCGCCACCGGCGGTGTGCTCGGGATTCTGATCCCGCCGTCGATTCCCATGATTATCTACTCGTCCATCACCGACGCCTCCCTGGACAAACTGTTCATGGCCGGCGTGGTGCCCGGGATTCTTCTGACTCTGGCGCTGGCCGGGTACGCGGTTGTACGGAGCATACGGGGAGGGTATACCCCCCTGCCCAAGGCGAGTTGGGGAGAGCGGTGGCAGTTGACGCGCTACAACCTGCCCGCGCTGTTTTTGCCGGTCATCATCATCGGCGGCATTTACAGCGGGCTCTTCACCCCGACCGAAGCCGCCGCCGTGGGGCTGGTCGTCAGCCTGGTACTGACGAAATACGTTTACAAGACGCTCGCGTGGAAACACCTTCCCCAGATTTTGCTCGACGCGCTCGCCACCACCTGCATGATTGGCATGATTATCATCGGCGCGCATCTTTTCGGCAAGGTGCTGGCGCTCATGAACGTGCCGCAGGAGCTGACGCGCATGGTGGTGCAACACGAGCTCAGCCCGCTGATGTTCATCGTCGCGGTTAACTTGCTGCTGCTCGTCCTGGGGGCGCTGCTGGAGACCATTTCCTGCATCTTGCTGACAACGCCGCTGATTCTGCCCATCATGATCGCCATGAACATCGACCCCATCTGGTACGGGGTGGTGCTCACCGTGAACATGACCATCGCGCTGATTACCCCCCCTGTCGGGATGGACCTTTACGTCATCAAGGGCCTCAGGGACGATATCGGTTTCGACGACGTCATCAAGGGCGTGGTGCCGTTCATTATCCTCATGTTCTGCTTTCTGGCGGTCATTATCGCGGTGCCGGGCATCAGCACCTGGCTGCCCTCGCTGATGCCGACGCGCGGAGCGCTGTAA